Proteins from one Mixophyes fleayi isolate aMixFle1 chromosome 9, aMixFle1.hap1, whole genome shotgun sequence genomic window:
- the LOC142100940 gene encoding myosin-4-like: MGDGEMAVFGEAAQYLRKSDKERLEAQNKPFDAKNTCYVDDQKELYVKGLVTAREEGKLTVKTDDGRSVTMKEAQVYPQNPPKYDKIEDMAMMTHLNEASVLYNLKERYAAWMIYTYSGLFCVTVNPYKWLPVYNPEVVAGYRGKKRMEAPPHIFSISDNAYQFMLTDRENQSVLITGESGAGKTVNTKRVIQYFATIAAIGDAGKKKEAAPGAIQGNLEDQIIQANPLLEAFGNAKTVRNDNSSRFGKFIRIHFGTTGKLSSADIETYLLEKSRVTFQLSAERSYHIFYQIMTNKKPEIVEMLLITTNPYDYPSISQGEIVVKSIDDVEEFIATDTAIDILGFNPEEKVGIYKMTGAVMHHGNMKFKQKQREEQAEPDGTEVADKIAYLMGLNSADLLKALCYPRVKVGNEFVTKGQTVPQVNNSVGALCKSVFEKLFLWMVTRINQQLATKQARQFYIGVLDIAGFEIFDFNSLEQLCINFTNEKLQQFFNHHMFVLEQEEYKKEGIDWEFIDFGMDLASCIELIEKPMGIFSILEEECMFPKATDTSFKNKLYEQHLGKCKNFEKPKPGKGKAEAHFSLVHYAGTVDYNISGWLDKNKDPLNESVIQLYQKSSVKLLSFLYSSVNNPEEASGGAKAGKKKKGGSFQTVSCLFRENLNKLMTNLRSTHPHFVRCLIPNETKTPGIMDNYLIIHQLRCNGVLEGIRICRKGFPSRIIYADFKQRYKVLNASAIPDGQFIDSKKASEKLLGSIDVDHTQYKFGHTKVFFKAGLLGTLEEMRDEKLAQLITRTQALCRAYLMRVEFKKMNERREALYVIQYNVRSFMNVKHWPWMKLYFKIKPLLQSAENEKEMANIKEEFEKTKEALVKAEAKRKELEEKLNALVQEKNDLVLQSQSESETLADAEERCEGLIKNKIQLESKIKEITERLEDEEESNAELTAKKRKLEDECSELKRDIDDLELTLAKVEKEKHATENKVKNLTEELATLDENVSKVSKEKKALQEAHQQTLDDLQAEEDKVNSLTKAKTKLEQQVDDLEGSLEQEKKLRLDLERAKRKLEGDLKLSQESVMDLENEKQQTDEKLKKKEFEISQLQGKIEDEQSLGSQLQKKIKELQARIEELEEEIEAERAARAKVEKQRADLSRELEEISERLEEAGGASSAQIELNKKREAEFQKLRRDLEESTLQSEAVAAALRKKQADSVAELGEQIDNLQRVKQKLEKEKSELKMEVDDLASNLENISKSKANLEKVNRVLEDQLSEVKAKDDQHQRLINDLSTQKARFQTENGEQSRQLEEKESLISQLSRGKQGFTQQVEELKRQLEEESKAKNALAHALQSSRHDNELLREQYEEEQEAKAEFQRSLSKANGEVAQWRTKYETDAIQRTEELEEAKKKLAQRLQDAEEQVEAVNSKSASLEKTKQRLQAEVEDLMVDVERANSAAAALDKKQRNFDKVLVEWKQKYEEGQAELEAAQKEARSLSTETFKLKNAYEEALEHVETLKRENKNLQQEISDLTEQIGESGKSINELEKAKKQTEQEKGDLQAALEEAEGSLEHEEAKILRVQLELNQIKSEVDRKIAEKDEEIDQLKRNSQRSIDTIQSTLDSEIRSRNDALRLKKKMEGDLNELEIQLSHANRQAAESQKQLRNVQTQLKDAQLQLDDALRAQEDLKEQVAVIERRNNLQQAEIEENRAALEQTERSRKIAEQELLDATERGQLFHSQNTSLINSKKKLESDIAQIQNEVEEAVQESRNAEEKAKKAITDAALMAEELKKEQDTSAHLERMKKNLEQSVKDLQHRLDEAEQLALKGGKKQLQKLESRVRELENELENEQKRGVEAIKGVRKYERRVKELTYQTEEDRKNGLRLQDLVDKLQLKVKAYKRQAEESEEQANAHLGRFRKVQHELEEAEERADIAESQVNKLRVKSRDVGGKKESEE, encoded by the exons ATGGGTGACGGTGAAATGGCCGTTTTCGGCGAGGCCGCCCAGTATCTCCGTAAATCCGACAAGGAGAGACTGGAGGCTCAGAACAAACCTTTTGATGCCAAGAACACCTGCTACGTGGATGACCAGAAGGAACTCTACGTGAAAGGTTTAGTCACTGCTCGGGAAGAAGGAAAACTCACCGTCAAGACCGACGATGGGAgg AGTGTAACTATGAAAGAAGCTCAAGTTTACCCCCAAAATCCCCCCAAGTATGACAAAATTGAAGACATGGCCATGATGACTCACCTGAATGAGGCCTCTGTGCTGTATAACCTCAAAGAACGTTACGCAGCCTGGATGATTTAT ACCTACTCTGGGCTTTTCTGTGTCACTGTCAACCCCTACAAGTGGCTGCCAGTGTACAACCCAGAGGTTGTTGCCGGCTACAGAGGCAAGAAGCGTATGGAAGCCCCACCACACATCTTCTCCATCTCTGATAACGCCTATCAGTTCATGTTAACAG ATCGTGAAAATCAGTCTGTCCTGATTAC TGGAGAATCTGGTGCTGGAAAGACTGTAAACACCAAACGTGTCATCCAGTACTTTGCAACAATTGCAGCTATTGGAGACGCCGGCAAGAAGAAGGAAGCTGCTCCAGGCGCCATTCAG GGCAATCTGGAGGATCAAATTATCCAGGCTAACCCTCTGCTGGAAGCCTTCGGTAATGCCAAGACTGTGAGAAATGACAACTCCTCTCGTTTT GGTAAATTCATTAGAATCCACTTTGGAACAACTGGAAAACTGTCTTCAGCTGATATTGAAACAT ATCTGCTGGAGAAGTCCAGAGTAACATTCCAGCTTTCAGCTGAGAGAAGCTACCACATCTTTTACCAGATCATGACCAACAAGAAACCAGAGATTGTTG AGATGCTTCTGATCACCACCAACCCCTACGACTACCCCTCAATCAGTCAGGGTGAGATTGTTGTGAAGAGTATTGATGATGTGGAAGAGTTCATAGCCACAGAT ACCGCAATTGACATCCTGGGATTCAATCCAGAAGAGAAGGTCGGCATCTACAAAATGACCGGCGCTGTCATGCACCATGGCAACATGAAGTTCAAGCAGAAACAGAGGGAGGAGCAGGCCGAGCCAGACGGCACCGAGG TTGCTGACAAGATCGCCTATTTGATGGGTCTGAACTCTGCTGATTTGCTGAAGGCTTTGTGCTACCCAAGAGTGAAGGTCGGCAATGAGTTTGTCACCAAGGGACAGACTGTGCCACAG GTCAACAACTCTGTAGGTGCCCTCTGCAAGTCTGTCTTTGAGAAACTCTTCTTGTGGATGGTCACCCGTATCAACCAACAGCTGGCCACAAAGCAGGCCAGACAGTTCTACATTGGTGTGCTGGATATTGCTGGATTTGAAATCTTTGAC TTCAACAGCTTGGAACAGCTCTGCATCAACTTCACCAATGAGAAGCTGCAGCAGTTCTTCAACCACCACATGTTCGTCCTGGAACAGGAGGAATACAAAAAGGAAGGTATTGACTGGGAGTTCATTGACTTTGGTATGGATCTGGCTTCCTGCATTGAGCTCATTGAGAAG CCCATGGGTATCTTCTCCATCCTTGAAGAGGAGTGCATGTTCCCCAAAGCCACTGACACATCCTTCAAGAACAAGCTGTATGAACAGCATCTGGGCAAGTGCAAGAACTTTGAGAAGCCCAAGCCTGGCAAAGGAAAGGCTGAAGCTCACTTCTCTCTTGTGCATTATGCTGGTACTGTTGACTACAACATCTCTGGCTGGCTCGATAAAAATAAGGACCCTCTGAATGAATCTGTTATCCAGCTCTACCAGAAATCTTCAGTAAAACTGCTGTCCTTCCTCTACTCCTCCGTCAATAATCCTGAAG AGGCTAGCGGTGGTGCAAAAGCAGGAAAGAAGAAGAAGGGAGGCTCTTTCCAGACTGTGTCCTGTCTGTTCAGG GAGAACTTAAACAAGCTGATGACCAACTTGAGAAGTACCCACCCTCACTTTGTACGTTGTCTGATCCCCAATGAGACTAAGACCCCAG GTATCATGGATAACTACCTGATCATCCACCAGTTGAGATGTAACGGTGTATTGGAAGGTATCAGAATCTGCAGAAAGGGATTCCCAAGCAGAATCATTTATGCTGACTTTAAGCAACG TTACAAGGTGCTGAATGCCAGCGCAATTCCAGATGGACAGTTTATAGACAGCAAGAAGGCTTCTGAGAAACTCTTGGGCTCAATTGATGTTGATCACACTCAATACAAATTTGGACACACCAAG GTGTTCTTTAAAGCTGGTCTCCTGGGTACCCTGGAAGAGATGAGAGATGAAAAGTTGGCACAACTGATCACCCGTACTCAGGCTCTTTGCCGAGCTTACTTAATGAGAGTTGAGTTTAAGAAGATGAATGAGAGAAG GGAGGCATTATATGTCATCCAGTACAATGTCAGATCCTTCATGAATGTCAAACACTGGCCATGGATGAAGCTGTACTTCAAGATTAAGCCACTTCTACAGAGTGCTGAAAATGAGAAGGAGATGGCAAACATAAAAGAGGAGTTTGAGAAGACCAAAGAAGCTCTGGTCAAGGCAGAAGCCAAGAGGAAGGAACTAGAAGAGAAATTAAATGCCTTGGTTCAAGAAAAGAATGATTTGGTTCTACAATCCCAGTCG GAATCTGAAACACTGGCAGACGCAGAGGAGAGATGTGAAGGTCTCATCAAGAACAAGATCCAACTGGAATCAAAGATCAAGGAGATCACTGAGAGGCTAGAAGATGAGGAAGAAAGCAATGCTGAGCTGACAGCCAAGAAGAGAAAATTGGAGGATGAATGCTCTGAGCTGAAGAGAGATATTGATGACTTAGAACTCACTCTTGCTAAAGTAGAAAAGGAAAAACATGCAACAGAAAACAAG GTTAAAAACTTAACTGAAGAATTGGCAACTCTCGACGAAAATGTATCCAAAGTCTCAAAGGAGAAGAAGGCTCTCCAGGAAGCTCACCAACAAACACTTGATGACCTACAAGCTGAAGAAGACAAAGTCAATTCTTTGACCAAAGCCAAGACTAAGCTGGAACAGCAAGTAGATGAT ctgGAAGGTTCCTTGGAACAAGAGAAGAAACTTCGTCTTGACCTTGAGAGAGCCAAGAGAAAGCTTGAAGGTGACCTCAAACTGTCCCAGGAATCAGTCATGGATCTTGAAAATGAGAAACAGCAAACAGATGAAAAACTGAAAAA AAAAGAGTTTGAAATTAGTCAGCTCCAAGGAAAGATAGAGGATGAGCAGTCACTGGGATCACAACTGCAGAAGAAGATCAAGGAACTGCAG GCTCGTATTGAAGAGCTTGAAGAGGAAATTGAAGCTGAACGGGCAGCTCGTGCCAAAGTTGAAAAACAGAGGGCCGATCTTTCCAGGGAACTCGAGGAAATAAGTGAGAGACTTGAAGAGGCTGGAGGTGCATCATCTGCCCAGATTGAGTTGAATAAGAAGCGTGAAGCTGAGTTCCAGAAGCTAAGACGTGACCTGGAAGAATCCACCCTTCAGAGTGAAGCTGTAGCTGCTGCTCTGCGCAAGAAGCAAGCTGACAGTGTTGCTGAGCTTGGGGAACAGATTGATAACCTGCAGCGTGTCAAACAAAAACTGGAAAAGGAGAAGAGCGAACTGAAGATGGAGGTTGATGACCTTGCCAGTAACCTGGAGAACATCTCTAAATCTAAG GCCAATCTTGAGAAAGTGAACCGAGTTCTTGAGGACCAGCTCAGTGAAGTGAAGGCCAAGGATGATCAGCATCAACGTTTGATTAATGACCTCTCTACCCAAAAGGCTCGTTTCCAGACTGAGAATG GTGAGCAGTCTCGTCAGCTTGAAGAGAAAGAATCTCTGATTTCCCAGCTCTCCAGAGGAAAGCAGGGATTCACCCAGCAGGTTGAGGAACTTAAGAGACAACTCGAGGAGGAATCAAAG GCTAAGAACGCCCTTGCCCACGCCTTGCAATCTTCCCGCCATGATAACGAATTGCTTCGTGAGCAATATGAAGAGGAACAAGAAGCCAAGGCTGAGTTCCAGCGATCTTTGTCTAAAGCTAATGGTGAAGTTGCCCAATGGAGGACCAAATATGAAACTGATGCCATTCAGCGCACAGAGGAGCTGGAAGAGGCCAA GAAGAAGCTGGCTCAGCGCTTGCAGGATGCTGAGGAACAAGTGGAGGCTGTGAACTCCAAATCTGCCTCCTTGGAAAAGACCAAGCAGAGGCTGCAAGCTGAGGTGGAGGACCTTATGGTCGATGTGGAGAGAGCAAACAGTGCAGCTGCTGCTCTTGATAAGAAGCAGAGGAACTTCGATAAG GTCCTAGTAGAATGGAAGCAGAAATACGAGGAGGGTCAGGCTGAACTGGAGGCTGCCCAGAAAGAGGCCCGCAGCTTGAGCACTGAGACCTTCAAGCTGAAGAATGCTTATGAAGAGGCTCTGGAACATGTTGAAACCCTGAAACGCGAAAACAAGAATTTGCAAC AGGAGATATCAGATCTGACTGAACAGATTGGCGAAAGTGGAAAATCTATTAATGAACTAGAGAAGGCCAAGAAGCAGACTGAGCAGGAAAAGGGTGACCTACAGGCTGCCCTGGAGGAAGCTGAG GGATCCCTGGAACATGAAGAAGCCAAGATCCTGCGTGTCCAGCTTGAGCTGAACCAGATCAAATCTGAGGTGGACAGGAAGATTGCAGAGAAGGACGAGGAGATCGATCAGCTGAAGAGAAACAGCCAGAGATCCATTGACACCATTCAGAGCACATTGGACTCTGAAATCAGAAGCAGAAACGATGCTCTGAGACTGAAGAAGAAAATGGAAGGAGACTTGAATGAACTTGAGATCCAGCTCAGCCATGCCAACCGCCAGGCTGCAGAGTCACAGAAACAACTCAGAAACGTGCAGACACAACTGAAG GATGCTCAGCTGCAACTGGATGATGCCCTGAGGGCACAGGAGGATCTGAAGGAACAGGTTGCAGTGATTGAACGTAGAAATAACCTGCAACAGGCTGAAATTGAGGAGAACAGAGCTGCCCTGGAACAGACAGAGAGATCTCGCAAGATCGCAGAACAGGAACTTCTGGATGCCACTGAACGTGGTCAGCTGTTTCACTCCCAG AACACCAGCCTCATCAACAGCAAGAAGAAACTGGAAAGCGATATTGCTCAGATCCAGAATGAAGTTGAGGAAGCTGTCCAGGAATCTAGAAATGCTGAAGAGAAAGCCAAGAAGGCCATCACAGAT GCTGCACTCATGGCAGAGGAGCTGAAGAAGGAGCAGGACACCAGTGCCCACTTAGAAAGAATGAAGAAGAACCTTGAACAGTCAGTGAAGGACCTGCAGCATCGTCTGGATGAAGCTGAACAGCTGGCACTGAAGGGTGGCAAGAAGCAGCTCCAGAAACTGGAGTCCAGA GTGCGTGAACTGGAAAATGAGCTGGAGAATGAACAGAAACGTGGAGTTGAGGCAATTAAAGGTGTTCGTAAATATGAGAGGAGAGTAAAGGAACTGACCTACCAG ACTGAGGAAGACAGGAAGAACGGTCTGAGACTGCAGGATCTGGTTGACAAACTGCAGCTGAAAGTAAAGGCCTACAAGAGACAGGCTGAGGAATCT GAGGAACAGGCCAATGCCCACCTGGGCCGCTTCAGGAAGGTACAACATGAGCTtgaagaggctgaggagagggccGACATTGCAGAGTCCCAAGTGAACAAACTGAGGGTCAAGAGCCGTGATGTTGGTGGAAAG AAAGAAAGTGAAGAGTGA